A single genomic interval of Saccharothrix saharensis harbors:
- a CDS encoding DUF3097 domain-containing protein, with protein MRSHDYGRDVLSGRKRRTVPEVVAEVGLVAEDPASGFCGAVVRFEHGQVVLEDRQGRHRLFPLRPAGFLVDGQPVTLVRPAPSAAAPARSASGSVRVEGLRARTARDSRIWVEGVHDAELVERVWGHDLRVEGVVVEPLDGVDVLADRIAEFGTGPGRRLGVLVDHLVAGSKESRLVSAVRDDNVLVTGHPYVDVWQAVKPSSVGIAAWPVVPRGVPWKEGVCAALGWGEPWEGWRRVLAGVSGFRDLETPLIGAVERLIDFVTEPAA; from the coding sequence GTGCGATCACACGACTACGGCCGCGACGTGCTGTCGGGCCGCAAGCGCAGGACGGTGCCCGAGGTGGTGGCCGAGGTCGGCCTGGTGGCGGAGGACCCGGCGTCGGGGTTCTGCGGCGCGGTGGTGCGCTTCGAGCACGGCCAGGTGGTGCTGGAGGACCGGCAGGGGCGGCACCGGTTGTTCCCGCTGCGCCCGGCGGGGTTCCTGGTGGACGGGCAGCCGGTGACGTTGGTGCGGCCCGCGCCCTCGGCGGCGGCACCGGCGCGCTCGGCGTCGGGGTCGGTGAGGGTCGAGGGGTTGCGCGCCCGCACGGCCCGGGACAGCCGGATCTGGGTGGAGGGCGTGCACGACGCGGAGCTGGTGGAGCGGGTGTGGGGGCACGACCTGCGGGTGGAAGGCGTCGTGGTCGAGCCGTTGGACGGGGTGGACGTGCTGGCCGACCGGATCGCGGAGTTCGGCACGGGCCCGGGGCGGCGGCTGGGTGTGCTGGTGGACCACCTGGTGGCGGGCAGCAAGGAGTCGCGGCTGGTCTCGGCGGTCCGGGACGACAACGTGCTGGTCACCGGTCATCCGTACGTGGACGTGTGGCAGGCGGTGAAGCCGTCGTCGGTGGGGATCGCGGCGTGGCCGGTGGTGCCGCGGGGCGTGCCGTGGAAGGAGGGGGTGTGCGCCGCGTTGGGCTGGGGTGAGCCGTGGGAGGGGTGGCGTCGGGTGCTGGCGGGGGTGTCGGGGTTCCGGGACCTGGAGACGCCGTTGATCGGCGCGGTGGAGCGGTTGATCGACTTCGTGACCGAGCCGGCGGCCTGA
- a CDS encoding GNAT family N-acetyltransferase yields the protein MGVELREVTAADVLAFFEHQRDPEAVRMAAFTSADPSDRAAFLVRWARILADDSAVARTVVFDGEVVGHVARFTRFGEPEVTYWIDREHWGKGLATAGLELFLRSEPRRPLYARAAVDNLGSLRVLEKCGFVAVGEDVGFAEGRGEDVEEFILRLDR from the coding sequence GTGGGCGTCGAACTGCGCGAGGTGACCGCTGCCGACGTGTTGGCGTTCTTCGAGCACCAGCGCGATCCGGAGGCGGTGCGGATGGCCGCGTTCACGTCGGCCGACCCGTCGGACCGGGCGGCGTTCCTGGTGCGGTGGGCGCGGATCCTGGCCGACGACTCGGCGGTGGCGCGGACGGTGGTGTTCGACGGCGAGGTGGTGGGTCACGTCGCGCGGTTCACCCGGTTCGGTGAGCCGGAGGTGACGTACTGGATCGACCGGGAGCACTGGGGCAAGGGGTTGGCGACGGCGGGGTTGGAGCTGTTCCTGCGGTCGGAGCCGCGGCGTCCGCTGTACGCGCGGGCGGCGGTGGACAACCTGGGGTCGCTGCGGGTGCTGGAGAAGTGCGGGTTCGTGGCGGTCGGCGAGGACGTGGGGTTCGCCGAGGGGCGCGGTGAGGACGTGGAGGAGTTCATCCTGAGGTTGGACCGGTGA
- a CDS encoding Hsp20/alpha crystallin family protein, with translation MLMRTDPFRELDRLAQQFFTGPGTWSRPTPMPMDAYRTGDEFVVEFDLPGVTPDAIDLDVERNVLTVKAERRPNRTDDVEMQLSERPLGVFSRQLFLGDSLDADRIKADYDSGVLTLRIPIAEKAKPRKIAIGQTDGAPKEINA, from the coding sequence ATGTTGATGCGCACGGACCCGTTCCGCGAGCTGGACCGGCTGGCGCAGCAGTTCTTCACCGGACCGGGCACCTGGTCGCGGCCCACGCCCATGCCGATGGACGCCTACCGCACCGGGGACGAGTTCGTGGTGGAGTTCGACCTGCCCGGCGTCACGCCCGACGCCATCGACCTCGACGTCGAGCGCAACGTGCTCACCGTGAAGGCCGAGCGGCGCCCCAACCGCACCGACGACGTCGAGATGCAGCTGTCCGAGCGTCCGCTGGGCGTGTTCTCGCGCCAGCTGTTCCTCGGCGACTCGCTCGACGCCGACCGGATCAAGGCCGACTACGACTCCGGCGTGCTGACGCTGCGCATCCCGATCGCGGAGAAGGCCAAGCCGCGCAAGATCGCCATCGGCCAGACCGACGGCGCACCGAAGGAGATCAACGCCTGA
- a CDS encoding prolyl oligopeptidase family serine peptidase, translating to MVKIAPYGTWTSPIGAADAAAAGGGLHWVDLHNGRPWWAEGRPAEGGRVALVRDGQDLLPPPWNARNRVHEYGGRPWVVLDTPEGTRVAFTNWDDQRVYVFDPDDPRPVPLSPEPERHHGHRYADLTAGPGHAEVWCVRETVTGDARTDVRRDLVALPLDGSPPRVLAASHHFMTGPRLSPDGRHYAWIGWDHPRMPWDGTELCVAEVGSSEYRVLAGGETEAVCQVEWEGDSLLALTDPDGWWNLFRIGLDGTAKNLAPCAEELGGPMWRLGNRWFAAIGAGRYAVLRSGALAVLDERSGTVTDVDVDLPVWHAHLAVHDGVVVSGAAGPLAESAVVSLDLSTGVLTEHTSGESALPVDYLPVPEERVFRGPDGDVPAYVYPPRNPDFAGPDDEKPPFVVHVHGGPTGRSSAVLDAELAYLTSRGIGVVAVNYGGSTGYGRAFRERLREQWGVVDVRDCATVAQALADSGAADGDRLAIRGGSAGGWTSAASLTSVKTYRCGMVAFPILDLAGWTGAGGETHDFESRYVEGLVGPWPATADRYAERSPSHRVDRLAGPVLLLQGLEDEICPPEQADRFASALDGSGIPHAYLTFEGEQHGFRKAETIVAALQAELSFYGQVFGFTPEGVPVLELRR from the coding sequence GTGGTGAAGATCGCACCGTACGGAACGTGGACATCGCCCATCGGCGCGGCCGACGCCGCCGCCGCCGGCGGGGGCCTGCACTGGGTCGACCTGCACAACGGTCGCCCCTGGTGGGCCGAGGGACGCCCCGCCGAGGGCGGCCGGGTCGCGCTGGTGCGCGACGGGCAGGACCTGCTGCCGCCGCCGTGGAACGCGCGCAACCGCGTCCACGAGTACGGCGGCCGGCCGTGGGTCGTGCTGGACACCCCCGAGGGGACGCGCGTGGCGTTCACCAACTGGGACGACCAGCGCGTCTACGTGTTCGACCCCGACGACCCGCGGCCCGTCCCGCTCAGCCCCGAGCCCGAGCGCCACCACGGTCACCGCTACGCCGACCTCACCGCCGGGCCCGGCCACGCCGAGGTGTGGTGCGTGCGCGAGACCGTGACCGGTGACGCGCGCACCGACGTGCGCCGCGACCTGGTCGCGCTGCCGCTGGACGGCTCGCCGCCTCGGGTGCTCGCCGCCAGCCACCACTTCATGACCGGGCCCCGGCTCTCGCCCGACGGCCGCCACTACGCCTGGATCGGCTGGGACCACCCGCGCATGCCGTGGGACGGCACCGAGCTGTGCGTGGCCGAGGTCGGCTCCTCCGAGTACCGCGTGCTGGCCGGCGGGGAGACCGAGGCCGTGTGCCAGGTCGAGTGGGAAGGCGACTCGCTGCTGGCGCTGACCGACCCCGACGGCTGGTGGAACCTGTTCCGCATCGGCCTGGACGGCACGGCGAAGAACCTCGCGCCGTGCGCCGAGGAGCTCGGAGGGCCGATGTGGCGGCTGGGCAACCGCTGGTTCGCCGCCATCGGCGCGGGCCGCTACGCCGTGCTGCGCTCCGGCGCGCTGGCCGTGCTCGACGAGCGCAGCGGCACCGTCACCGACGTCGACGTGGACCTGCCGGTCTGGCACGCGCACCTGGCCGTGCACGACGGCGTGGTCGTCAGCGGCGCCGCCGGGCCGCTGGCCGAGTCCGCCGTCGTGTCGCTGGACCTGTCCACCGGCGTGCTCACCGAGCACACCTCCGGCGAGTCCGCGTTGCCGGTCGACTACCTTCCCGTGCCCGAGGAACGCGTGTTCCGCGGACCGGACGGCGACGTCCCCGCCTACGTCTACCCGCCGCGCAACCCCGACTTCGCCGGGCCCGACGACGAGAAACCGCCCTTCGTCGTGCACGTCCACGGCGGGCCCACCGGCCGTTCGTCGGCCGTGCTCGACGCGGAACTGGCCTATCTGACCAGCCGCGGGATCGGCGTGGTCGCGGTCAACTACGGCGGCTCCACCGGCTACGGGCGGGCGTTCCGCGAACGGCTGCGCGAGCAGTGGGGCGTGGTCGACGTGCGGGACTGCGCCACCGTCGCCCAGGCGCTGGCCGACTCCGGTGCCGCCGACGGCGACCGGCTCGCCATCCGCGGCGGCAGCGCCGGCGGCTGGACCTCCGCGGCGTCGCTGACCTCGGTGAAGACCTACCGGTGCGGCATGGTCGCGTTCCCCATCCTCGACCTGGCCGGCTGGACCGGCGCGGGCGGCGAGACCCACGACTTCGAGTCCCGCTACGTCGAGGGCCTGGTCGGGCCGTGGCCCGCGACGGCCGACCGGTACGCCGAGCGGTCGCCGTCGCACCGCGTGGACCGGCTGGCCGGGCCCGTGCTGCTGCTGCAGGGGCTGGAGGACGAGATCTGCCCGCCCGAGCAGGCCGACCGGTTCGCCTCGGCGCTGGACGGCAGCGGCATCCCGCACGCCTACCTCACGTTCGAGGGCGAGCAGCACGGGTTCCGCAAGGCCGAGACCATCGTGGCCGCGCTGCAGGCCGAGCTGTCGTTCTACGGGCAGGTGTTCGGGTTCACGCCCGAGGGCGTGCCGGTGCTGGAGCTGCGCCGGTGA
- a CDS encoding DUF3090 domain-containing protein, which yields MARVIHVFRQPDRFVAGTVGQPGERTFYLQASEEARLVSVALEKQQVAVLAERIGSLLEEVHRRFGAEVPDAVPEDLRDTEPLAVPVEEEFKVGTMGLGWDAESRAVVIELLAITEEEVDEAVVLDDTEEGPDAVRVFLSPVEARAFAERADRVVRAGRKPCPLCAEPLDPEGHVCPRQNGYRRSDEG from the coding sequence ATGGCACGCGTCATCCACGTATTCCGCCAGCCCGACCGGTTCGTCGCCGGCACCGTCGGGCAGCCTGGCGAGCGCACGTTCTACCTGCAGGCCTCCGAGGAGGCCCGGCTGGTCAGCGTGGCGCTGGAGAAGCAACAGGTCGCCGTACTCGCCGAGCGCATCGGCTCGCTGCTGGAGGAGGTGCACCGGCGCTTCGGCGCGGAGGTGCCCGACGCGGTCCCCGAGGACCTCCGGGACACCGAACCGCTCGCGGTGCCGGTCGAGGAGGAGTTCAAGGTCGGCACGATGGGGCTGGGCTGGGACGCCGAGTCCCGGGCGGTGGTCATCGAACTGCTCGCGATCACCGAGGAGGAGGTCGACGAGGCGGTGGTGCTCGACGACACCGAGGAGGGTCCGGACGCCGTGCGGGTGTTCCTGAGCCCGGTGGAGGCGCGGGCGTTCGCCGAGCGCGCCGACCGGGTGGTGCGGGCGGGCCGCAAGCCGTGCCCGTTGTGCGCGGAGCCGTTGGACCCGGAGGGGCACGTGTGCCCGCGGCAGAACGGCTACCGTCGTTCGGACGAGGGCTGA
- a CDS encoding aminoglycoside phosphotransferase family protein, translated as MTGSLSDRMARRFGPGVRSWLSGLDVLVAGLCRDWGLRVVRPLSGGTSHAVWCTRDGEPVVLKVTPEPPIAAQELAALRAWEPSPRMVRVLAADPARGALLLEGLVPGTPAADGPGLAEVLRELHVAPPEGFPPLSERVDFIFGVLRRRHPGDHDAAHARAAELARDRVPATLLHGDLHFGNVLDAGARGSVAIDPRPCVGDPAVDAVDFAYASPDLRDGIERWSAVVDGDRLAAWCAVFAGFFPEHPSVAAGR; from the coding sequence GTGACGGGGTCGCTGTCCGACCGCATGGCGCGGCGGTTCGGCCCGGGGGTGCGGTCGTGGCTGTCCGGGCTGGACGTGCTGGTGGCGGGGTTGTGCCGGGACTGGGGCCTGCGGGTGGTGCGGCCGCTGTCCGGGGGCACCTCGCACGCGGTGTGGTGCACGCGCGACGGTGAGCCGGTGGTGCTGAAGGTGACGCCGGAGCCGCCGATCGCGGCGCAGGAGCTGGCGGCGCTGCGGGCGTGGGAGCCGTCGCCGCGGATGGTGCGGGTGCTGGCGGCCGACCCGGCGCGGGGCGCGTTGCTGCTGGAGGGCCTGGTGCCGGGCACACCGGCCGCGGACGGTCCGGGGTTGGCCGAGGTGCTGCGCGAGCTGCACGTGGCGCCGCCGGAGGGGTTCCCGCCGTTGAGCGAGCGGGTGGACTTCATCTTCGGTGTGCTGCGCCGGCGGCACCCCGGTGACCACGACGCGGCGCACGCGCGGGCGGCGGAGCTGGCCCGCGACCGGGTACCGGCCACGCTGCTGCACGGTGACCTGCACTTCGGCAACGTGCTGGACGCGGGTGCGCGCGGGTCGGTGGCGATCGACCCGCGGCCGTGCGTGGGCGACCCGGCGGTGGACGCGGTGGACTTCGCCTACGCCTCGCCGGATCTGCGTGACGGGATCGAGCGCTGGTCGGCGGTGGTGGACGGCGACCGGTTGGCGGCGTGGTGCGCGGTGTTCGCCGGGTTCTTCCCCGAGCACCCCTCGGTGGCCGCGGGCCGGTAA
- a CDS encoding NfeD family protein produces the protein MAALIWLVLGVVLVAAEILSGDFVLVMLGLAAFGAAGASALGADAVISAIVFGLVSLGLVAGARPAIKRRMALGSGHKSGVEALVGSTAIVVSTVDGHGGRVRIGGDVWSARSLDREVIEPGAEVTVVEISGATAVVLSGA, from the coding sequence GTGGCCGCGCTGATCTGGTTGGTCCTCGGTGTCGTCCTGGTGGCGGCCGAGATCCTGTCGGGCGACTTCGTGCTGGTCATGCTGGGTCTGGCCGCGTTCGGAGCGGCGGGCGCGTCGGCGTTGGGCGCGGACGCGGTCATCAGCGCGATCGTGTTCGGCCTGGTGTCGTTGGGGCTGGTGGCGGGCGCGCGGCCCGCGATCAAGCGCCGGATGGCGCTGGGGTCCGGGCACAAGTCGGGCGTGGAGGCGCTGGTGGGCAGCACGGCCATCGTGGTGTCCACTGTGGACGGCCACGGGGGTAGGGTGCGCATCGGCGGCGACGTGTGGTCGGCGCGGTCGTTGGACCGCGAGGTCATCGAGCCCGGCGCCGAAGTCACTGTCGTCGAGATCTCGGGCGCGACGGCAGTGGTGCTGTCCGGGGCCTGA
- a CDS encoding SPFH domain-containing protein produces MVKSVLVIPQATAAVIERLGRYRTTAAPGLNILVPFFDRVRARIDLREQVVSFPPQPVITRDNLTVSIDTVVYFQVTDPRAAVYEISNYIVGVEQLATTTLRNLVGGMSLEETLTSRDQINNQLRGVLDEATGRWGIRVARVELKAVDPPPSIRDSMEKQMRADREKRAMILNAEGQREAAIKSAEGQKQAQILSAEGAKQAAILGAEAERQSAILRAQGERAARYLQAQGQAKAIEKVFAAIKAGRPTPEVLAYQYLQTLPQMAQGDANKVWLVPSDYGKALEGFAKMLGAPGEDGVFRYEPPAYEQPATSAPERDDPSVADWFDTAPDPAVAEAVRAAEAVARKEVPGPLEQPSVERGADVGALGSGSVAREVGAGEAGQPRE; encoded by the coding sequence ATGGTGAAGTCGGTGCTGGTGATCCCGCAGGCCACGGCCGCGGTGATCGAGCGGCTGGGCCGGTACCGCACGACCGCCGCGCCGGGGTTGAACATCCTGGTGCCGTTCTTCGACCGGGTGCGGGCGCGGATCGACCTGCGCGAGCAGGTGGTGTCGTTCCCGCCGCAGCCGGTGATCACCCGGGACAACCTGACGGTGTCGATCGACACGGTCGTCTACTTCCAGGTGACCGACCCGCGGGCGGCGGTGTACGAGATCTCGAACTACATCGTGGGCGTGGAGCAGTTGGCGACCACGACGCTGCGCAACCTGGTGGGCGGGATGAGCCTGGAGGAGACGCTGACCTCCCGTGACCAGATCAACAACCAGTTGCGCGGTGTGCTGGACGAGGCGACGGGCCGGTGGGGCATCCGGGTGGCGCGGGTGGAGCTGAAGGCGGTCGACCCGCCGCCCTCGATCCGGGACTCGATGGAGAAGCAGATGCGCGCGGACCGGGAGAAGCGCGCGATGATCCTGAACGCGGAGGGCCAGCGGGAGGCGGCGATCAAGTCCGCGGAGGGTCAGAAGCAGGCGCAGATCCTGTCGGCTGAGGGCGCGAAGCAGGCGGCGATCCTGGGCGCGGAGGCCGAGCGGCAGTCGGCGATCCTGCGGGCGCAGGGTGAGCGGGCGGCCCGGTACCTGCAGGCGCAGGGTCAGGCGAAGGCGATCGAGAAGGTGTTCGCGGCGATCAAGGCGGGCAGGCCGACGCCGGAGGTGCTGGCCTACCAGTACCTGCAGACGTTGCCGCAGATGGCGCAGGGTGACGCGAACAAGGTGTGGCTGGTGCCGTCGGACTACGGCAAGGCGCTGGAGGGGTTCGCGAAGATGCTGGGCGCGCCGGGCGAGGACGGCGTGTTCCGCTACGAGCCGCCCGCCTACGAGCAGCCGGCGACGTCGGCGCCGGAGCGGGACGACCCGTCGGTGGCGGACTGGTTCGACACGGCGCCGGACCCGGCGGTGGCCGAGGCGGTGCGCGCGGCCGAGGCGGTGGCGCGCAAGGAGGTGCCGGGGCCGTTGGAGCAGCCGTCGGTGGAGCGCGGGGCGGACGTCGGCGCGTTGGGGTCGGGGTCGGTGGCGCGTGAGGTGGGTGCCGGGGAGGCGGGGCAGCCGCGGGAGTGA
- a CDS encoding DUF6886 family protein: MRPAPGEVLHFSEDPTITRFRPHVAATARQPGAYVWAVDHARAPDYWFPRQCPRAMAWVEPATTAEDRAWLGAGRVHAIEIGWLSRMRTTRLYAYRFDAGAFRPFGDPPHAHVATEPVDPLGPPEPVGDLPALHEDARIELRLTANLWPFWRRVTTSTLAFSGIRLRNAMPEPD; this comes from the coding sequence ATGCGACCGGCACCGGGGGAAGTGCTGCACTTCTCCGAAGACCCGACGATCACCCGGTTCCGCCCGCACGTCGCCGCCACCGCCCGACAACCCGGGGCCTACGTGTGGGCCGTGGACCACGCACGAGCCCCCGACTACTGGTTCCCTCGCCAGTGCCCGCGTGCGATGGCGTGGGTGGAACCCGCCACCACCGCCGAGGACCGGGCGTGGCTGGGCGCGGGCCGGGTGCACGCGATCGAGATCGGCTGGCTGAGCCGGATGCGGACGACACGCCTGTACGCCTACCGGTTCGACGCCGGGGCGTTCCGGCCGTTCGGCGACCCGCCCCACGCGCACGTCGCCACCGAGCCGGTCGACCCACTTGGCCCGCCCGAGCCCGTGGGCGACCTGCCGGCGTTGCACGAGGACGCCCGCATCGAACTGCGACTGACGGCCAACCTGTGGCCCTTCTGGCGTCGGGTCACCACGAGCACCCTCGCCTTCAGCGGCATCCGCCTGCGCAACGCCATGCCCGAACCGGACTGA
- a CDS encoding SCO1664 family protein translates to MGPADDGVLELLRRGRIEVEGRLVDASNATLFCGIALDGVTAQCVYKPVRGERPLWDFPDGTLAGREVATFLVSEAAGVHLVPPTVLREGPFGSGMVQLWVETREDDDLVDIVPVDEVRPGWRSVLRAHDRYGEPAVLVHAEHPRVRLMAAFDVVVNNADRKGGHVLHAVDGAVYGVDHGICLHSDDKLRTVLWGWLGEELPEEAVEALRRLRSGLDGGLSDRLHEHLTRAEVRALTERVEKLLAAGVYPEPSNDWPAIPWPAF, encoded by the coding sequence GTGGGTCCGGCTGACGACGGGGTGCTCGAGCTGCTGCGGCGCGGCCGCATCGAGGTCGAGGGCCGGTTGGTGGACGCGTCGAACGCGACGTTGTTCTGCGGGATCGCGCTGGACGGCGTGACCGCGCAGTGCGTGTACAAGCCGGTGCGGGGCGAGCGGCCGTTGTGGGACTTCCCCGACGGCACGCTGGCGGGCCGCGAGGTGGCGACGTTCCTGGTGTCGGAGGCGGCCGGGGTGCACCTGGTGCCGCCGACGGTGCTGCGGGAGGGTCCGTTCGGGTCGGGCATGGTGCAGCTGTGGGTGGAGACCCGCGAGGACGACGACCTGGTGGACATCGTGCCGGTGGACGAGGTGCGGCCGGGGTGGCGTTCGGTGTTGCGGGCGCACGACCGGTACGGGGAGCCGGCGGTGCTGGTGCACGCCGAGCACCCGCGGGTGCGGTTGATGGCGGCGTTCGACGTGGTGGTGAACAACGCCGACCGCAAGGGCGGTCACGTGCTGCACGCGGTCGACGGCGCGGTGTACGGGGTGGACCACGGGATCTGCCTGCACTCCGACGACAAGCTGCGCACGGTGCTGTGGGGCTGGTTGGGCGAGGAGCTGCCCGAGGAGGCGGTGGAGGCGCTGCGGCGGCTGCGGTCGGGGCTGGACGGCGGGTTGTCGGACCGGCTGCACGAGCACCTGACGCGCGCGGAGGTGCGGGCGTTGACCGAGCGGGTGGAGAAGCTGCTGGCGGCGGGGGTGTACCCGGAGCCGTCCAACGACTGGCCGGCGATCCCCTGGCCCGCGTTCTGA
- a CDS encoding HSP18 transcriptional regulator: protein MAIGDYETVRAAATGEDLSPGQVLSALVLLRRLRDELAGWEPQLIAAARELGTSWAELAPALGVASRQAAERRYLRLRPSDLGATAEGRVRAERDKRAADRAVSRWARDNAASLRSLAGQVGRMDVVVREALAEDDAVALLEPLTAALAKLRGSHPDLAAEVQAVSDRAEEVRRDTRTLRENQPLRDDR, encoded by the coding sequence ATGGCGATCGGGGACTACGAGACCGTCCGAGCGGCGGCGACGGGGGAAGACCTCAGCCCGGGGCAGGTGCTGTCCGCGCTGGTCCTCCTGCGGCGGTTGCGCGACGAGCTGGCCGGGTGGGAACCACAGCTGATCGCCGCGGCGCGGGAGCTGGGCACGAGCTGGGCGGAGCTGGCGCCCGCGTTGGGCGTGGCCAGCAGACAGGCGGCGGAGCGCCGGTACCTGAGGTTGCGCCCGTCGGACCTGGGCGCGACGGCCGAGGGCCGCGTGCGTGCCGAACGGGACAAGCGGGCGGCCGACCGCGCGGTGTCGCGGTGGGCGCGCGACAACGCCGCGTCGCTGCGCAGCCTCGCCGGACAGGTGGGGCGGATGGACGTCGTGGTGCGGGAGGCGTTGGCGGAGGACGACGCGGTGGCGTTGCTGGAGCCGTTGACGGCGGCGCTGGCCAAGCTGCGGGGCTCCCACCCGGACCTGGCCGCCGAGGTCCAGGCCGTCAGCGACCGGGCGGAGGAGGTGCGCCGCGACACCCGGACCTTGCGGGAGAACCAGCCGCTGCGCGACGACCGCTGA
- a CDS encoding S66 peptidase family protein translates to MTSDAPGAAAVAPGPGRLRPGDRVVVVSPAGPCAAGLLDAGTAWLRTWGLDVRVDAHALDTHPTLDYLAGTDADRARAFEQAWLDPSAAAVLCARGGYGSLRMVDLVDWTALAAHRKVFVGSSDTTVLHERFWAHGLPTWFGPMVGTRAFVEDAEARERLRAALFTGVTAYRGVGRVGGVARGPAVGGNLSLLTAPPPPGAVVLLEDVNEEPYRLDRMLTGLLRTGWFDQVAGLVLGSWTGCGDPSAVLADRLGGLGVPIVADVRFGHCAGQLTVPLGVPVEIDGDTGTVTVRA, encoded by the coding sequence GTGACGTCCGACGCGCCGGGGGCGGCCGCGGTCGCCCCCGGGCCGGGCCGGCTGCGCCCAGGCGACCGCGTGGTGGTGGTCAGCCCCGCCGGGCCGTGCGCGGCCGGACTCCTCGACGCGGGCACGGCGTGGCTGCGCACGTGGGGACTGGACGTGCGGGTCGACGCCCATGCCCTGGACACCCACCCGACGCTGGACTACCTCGCCGGGACCGACGCCGACCGCGCGCGTGCGTTCGAACAGGCCTGGCTCGACCCGTCCGCGGCCGCCGTGCTGTGCGCCCGCGGCGGGTACGGCAGCCTGCGCATGGTCGACCTGGTCGACTGGACCGCCCTCGCGGCGCACCGCAAGGTGTTCGTCGGCTCCAGCGACACCACCGTGCTGCACGAGCGGTTCTGGGCGCACGGCCTGCCCACGTGGTTCGGGCCGATGGTCGGCACCCGGGCGTTCGTGGAGGACGCCGAGGCCCGCGAACGGCTCCGCGCCGCCCTGTTCACCGGCGTCACGGCCTACCGCGGGGTCGGTCGGGTCGGGGGTGTGGCCCGCGGCCCGGCCGTCGGCGGCAACCTCAGCCTGCTGACCGCGCCGCCACCGCCCGGCGCGGTCGTGCTGCTCGAAGACGTCAACGAGGAGCCCTACCGGCTCGACCGGATGCTCACCGGCCTGCTGCGGACGGGCTGGTTCGACCAGGTCGCCGGGCTCGTCCTGGGCTCGTGGACGGGGTGCGGCGACCCGTCCGCCGTGCTCGCCGACCGACTGGGCGGCCTCGGCGTGCCGATCGTCGCCGACGTCCGGTTCGGGCACTGCGCGGGTCAGCTCACCGTGCCGCTGGGCGTGCCCGTCGAGATCGACGGCGACACCGGCACGGTGACCGTGCGGGCGTGA